In one window of Tachypleus tridentatus isolate NWPU-2018 chromosome 2, ASM421037v1, whole genome shotgun sequence DNA:
- the LOC143244220 gene encoding RPA-interacting protein A-like isoform X2: MQKRITSNAMESLALRKSSCKVKSPPWKETFRKCCSEGLKKRRQKLFDRFRQLPQSDDLEDNCSHSYRRSFEMLVEEVIKEEWYVFKGSQRRLSLQLSEGQNSEALEESNEVKDIWKQIQEELVMEEQNHLRKLDTEEAEQYGFEVLRTDEVICPVCQRFSLTQAGSVIFCLCGLQVDTETVLPCTTFNNNWTRELTSITTAVMSAHTSVLGQSMA; encoded by the exons ATGCAGAAGCGCATAACTTCAAATGCGATGGAGAGTTTAGCGTTACGTAAAAGTTCTTGTAAAGTGAAATCGCCTCCATGGAAAGAAACTTTTAGAAAA TGTTGCTCAGAAGGTCTAAAAAAGAGACGACAGAAATTATTTGACCGGTTCCGTCAACTTCCACAGAGCGATGACTTAGAAGATAACTGTTCCCACAGTTACCGTAGGAGCTTTGAAATGTTGGTAGAAGAGGTGATTAAAGAAGAATGGTATGTTTTTAAAGGAAGTCAGAGAAGGTTGTCATTACAGTTGTCTGAAGGCCAGAATTCTGag GCATTAGAAGAAAGTAATGAAGTTAAGGATATTTGGAAGCAAATTCAAGAAGAGCTAGTAATGGAAG AACAAAATCATCTTCGAAAATTAGACACAGAAGAAGCTGAACAGTATGGTTTCGAAGTGTTACGTACAGATGAGGTCATCTGTCCAGTTTGTCAAAG aTTCTCTCTTACTCAGGCTGGTTCTGTGATATtttgtctgtgtggactacaagTTGATACTGAG ACAGTTTTACCTTGCACAACTTTCAACAACAACTGGACAAGGGAATTGACCAGCATAACAACAGCTGTAATGTCAGCTCACACTTCAGTGTTAGGTCAGAGTATGGCATAA
- the LOC143244220 gene encoding RPA-interacting protein A-like isoform X1: MQKRITSNAMESLALRKSSCKVKSPPWKETFRKCCSEGLKKRRQKLFDRFRQLPQSDDLEDNCSHSYRRSFEMLVEEVIKEEWYVFKGSQRRLSLQLSEGQNSEALEESNEVKDIWKQIQEELVMEEQNHLRKLDTEEAEQYGFEVLRTDEVICPVCQRFSLTQAGSVIFCLCGLQVDTEQDSFTLHNFQQQLDKGIDQHNNSCNVSSHFSVRSEYGITNLLITCEVCNFMFIVV; encoded by the exons ATGCAGAAGCGCATAACTTCAAATGCGATGGAGAGTTTAGCGTTACGTAAAAGTTCTTGTAAAGTGAAATCGCCTCCATGGAAAGAAACTTTTAGAAAA TGTTGCTCAGAAGGTCTAAAAAAGAGACGACAGAAATTATTTGACCGGTTCCGTCAACTTCCACAGAGCGATGACTTAGAAGATAACTGTTCCCACAGTTACCGTAGGAGCTTTGAAATGTTGGTAGAAGAGGTGATTAAAGAAGAATGGTATGTTTTTAAAGGAAGTCAGAGAAGGTTGTCATTACAGTTGTCTGAAGGCCAGAATTCTGag GCATTAGAAGAAAGTAATGAAGTTAAGGATATTTGGAAGCAAATTCAAGAAGAGCTAGTAATGGAAG AACAAAATCATCTTCGAAAATTAGACACAGAAGAAGCTGAACAGTATGGTTTCGAAGTGTTACGTACAGATGAGGTCATCTGTCCAGTTTGTCAAAG aTTCTCTCTTACTCAGGCTGGTTCTGTGATATtttgtctgtgtggactacaagTTGATACTGAG CAAGACAGTTTTACCTTGCACAACTTTCAACAACAACTGGACAAGGGAATTGACCAGCATAACAACAGCTGTAATGTCAGCTCACACTTCAGTGTTAGGTCAGAGTATGGCATAACAAACTTGTTGATTACCTGTGAG GTTTGCAATTTTATGTTCATCGTAGTGTGA
- the LOC143244220 gene encoding RPA-interacting protein A-like isoform X5, producing MQKRITSNAMESLALRKSSCKVKSPPWKETFRKCCSEGLKKRRQKLFDRFRQLPQSDDLEDNCSHSYRRSFEMLVEEVIKEEWYVFKGSQRRLSLQLSEGQNSEALEESNEVKDIWKQIQEELVMEEQNHLRKLDTEEAEQYGFEVLRTDEVICPVCQRFSLTQAGSVIFCLCGLQVDTEVCNFMFIVV from the exons ATGCAGAAGCGCATAACTTCAAATGCGATGGAGAGTTTAGCGTTACGTAAAAGTTCTTGTAAAGTGAAATCGCCTCCATGGAAAGAAACTTTTAGAAAA TGTTGCTCAGAAGGTCTAAAAAAGAGACGACAGAAATTATTTGACCGGTTCCGTCAACTTCCACAGAGCGATGACTTAGAAGATAACTGTTCCCACAGTTACCGTAGGAGCTTTGAAATGTTGGTAGAAGAGGTGATTAAAGAAGAATGGTATGTTTTTAAAGGAAGTCAGAGAAGGTTGTCATTACAGTTGTCTGAAGGCCAGAATTCTGag GCATTAGAAGAAAGTAATGAAGTTAAGGATATTTGGAAGCAAATTCAAGAAGAGCTAGTAATGGAAG AACAAAATCATCTTCGAAAATTAGACACAGAAGAAGCTGAACAGTATGGTTTCGAAGTGTTACGTACAGATGAGGTCATCTGTCCAGTTTGTCAAAG aTTCTCTCTTACTCAGGCTGGTTCTGTGATATtttgtctgtgtggactacaagTTGATACTGAG GTTTGCAATTTTATGTTCATCGTAGTGTGA
- the LOC143244220 gene encoding RPA-interacting protein A-like isoform X4 — MRRCCSEGLKKRRQKLFDRFRQLPQSDDLEDNCSHSYRRSFEMLVEEVIKEEWYVFKGSQRRLSLQLSEGQNSEALEESNEVKDIWKQIQEELVMEEQNHLRKLDTEEAEQYGFEVLRTDEVICPVCQRFSLTQAGSVIFCLCGLQVDTEQDSFTLHNFQQQLDKGIDQHNNSCNVSSHFSVRSEYGITNLLITCEVCNFMFIVV; from the exons ATGCGTAGG TGTTGCTCAGAAGGTCTAAAAAAGAGACGACAGAAATTATTTGACCGGTTCCGTCAACTTCCACAGAGCGATGACTTAGAAGATAACTGTTCCCACAGTTACCGTAGGAGCTTTGAAATGTTGGTAGAAGAGGTGATTAAAGAAGAATGGTATGTTTTTAAAGGAAGTCAGAGAAGGTTGTCATTACAGTTGTCTGAAGGCCAGAATTCTGag GCATTAGAAGAAAGTAATGAAGTTAAGGATATTTGGAAGCAAATTCAAGAAGAGCTAGTAATGGAAG AACAAAATCATCTTCGAAAATTAGACACAGAAGAAGCTGAACAGTATGGTTTCGAAGTGTTACGTACAGATGAGGTCATCTGTCCAGTTTGTCAAAG aTTCTCTCTTACTCAGGCTGGTTCTGTGATATtttgtctgtgtggactacaagTTGATACTGAG CAAGACAGTTTTACCTTGCACAACTTTCAACAACAACTGGACAAGGGAATTGACCAGCATAACAACAGCTGTAATGTCAGCTCACACTTCAGTGTTAGGTCAGAGTATGGCATAACAAACTTGTTGATTACCTGTGAG GTTTGCAATTTTATGTTCATCGTAGTGTGA
- the LOC143244220 gene encoding RPA-interacting protein A-like isoform X3: MLMHQHFSYLKCCSEGLKKRRQKLFDRFRQLPQSDDLEDNCSHSYRRSFEMLVEEVIKEEWYVFKGSQRRLSLQLSEGQNSEALEESNEVKDIWKQIQEELVMEEQNHLRKLDTEEAEQYGFEVLRTDEVICPVCQRFSLTQAGSVIFCLCGLQVDTEQDSFTLHNFQQQLDKGIDQHNNSCNVSSHFSVRSEYGITNLLITCEVCNFMFIVV, translated from the exons atgttgatgcatcaacatttttcatacttaaaa TGTTGCTCAGAAGGTCTAAAAAAGAGACGACAGAAATTATTTGACCGGTTCCGTCAACTTCCACAGAGCGATGACTTAGAAGATAACTGTTCCCACAGTTACCGTAGGAGCTTTGAAATGTTGGTAGAAGAGGTGATTAAAGAAGAATGGTATGTTTTTAAAGGAAGTCAGAGAAGGTTGTCATTACAGTTGTCTGAAGGCCAGAATTCTGag GCATTAGAAGAAAGTAATGAAGTTAAGGATATTTGGAAGCAAATTCAAGAAGAGCTAGTAATGGAAG AACAAAATCATCTTCGAAAATTAGACACAGAAGAAGCTGAACAGTATGGTTTCGAAGTGTTACGTACAGATGAGGTCATCTGTCCAGTTTGTCAAAG aTTCTCTCTTACTCAGGCTGGTTCTGTGATATtttgtctgtgtggactacaagTTGATACTGAG CAAGACAGTTTTACCTTGCACAACTTTCAACAACAACTGGACAAGGGAATTGACCAGCATAACAACAGCTGTAATGTCAGCTCACACTTCAGTGTTAGGTCAGAGTATGGCATAACAAACTTGTTGATTACCTGTGAG GTTTGCAATTTTATGTTCATCGTAGTGTGA
- the LOC143244220 gene encoding RPA-interacting protein A-like isoform X6, with the protein MLVEEVIKEEWYVFKGSQRRLSLQLSEGQNSEALEESNEVKDIWKQIQEELVMEEQNHLRKLDTEEAEQYGFEVLRTDEVICPVCQRFSLTQAGSVIFCLCGLQVDTEQDSFTLHNFQQQLDKGIDQHNNSCNVSSHFSVRSEYGITNLLITCEVCNFMFIVV; encoded by the exons ATGTTGGTAGAAGAGGTGATTAAAGAAGAATGGTATGTTTTTAAAGGAAGTCAGAGAAGGTTGTCATTACAGTTGTCTGAAGGCCAGAATTCTGag GCATTAGAAGAAAGTAATGAAGTTAAGGATATTTGGAAGCAAATTCAAGAAGAGCTAGTAATGGAAG AACAAAATCATCTTCGAAAATTAGACACAGAAGAAGCTGAACAGTATGGTTTCGAAGTGTTACGTACAGATGAGGTCATCTGTCCAGTTTGTCAAAG aTTCTCTCTTACTCAGGCTGGTTCTGTGATATtttgtctgtgtggactacaagTTGATACTGAG CAAGACAGTTTTACCTTGCACAACTTTCAACAACAACTGGACAAGGGAATTGACCAGCATAACAACAGCTGTAATGTCAGCTCACACTTCAGTGTTAGGTCAGAGTATGGCATAACAAACTTGTTGATTACCTGTGAG GTTTGCAATTTTATGTTCATCGTAGTGTGA